The nucleotide sequence CTTGGCGTCAGCCGAATGCTTGAGGGTTCGGTGTGGAAGCAGGGCCGCCATGCCCAGTTGCGTGTAACTGGGCAGCACGCCAAGGACAGCATCAAGGTGGGCGTCGAAGCGATCCTCCCGACGGATTCGGGAGCCCAGCTCCTCGGCCACTTCGTAGCGAAGTGCGTCGGAGACGATGACGACCGCCTTCTTGTCGTCCCGGACGAGGCCTTCGACGTAGTGGCGGTAGAACGACCTCTGCGAGCGAAGGATTGCCGACGCCCACCGATCCGCCTCGTCGACCCGCTGCTGCCAGGCGTTGCCCAACTCGTAGATGAACTTGTTTGTGTAGCGCTTCTCCACCTGTTCGCGCAATGGGTCGAGGGGGTGAGGTCCCTCGAAGGCGCGGTGCGCGAAGGTGAACTGCCGGTAGAGCTGGTCTATGCGGAACCAGTCGTTGCGATAGTGGTCCAGCGCGTCATCGAACGACGACATCGTGACGTCGATCGATGCGATCGCCGAAAGCAACTCCGCTGCGGCTCCGATCGCCGTGTAGAGCTGGCGATAACCGTCGATCCACACGCTGCTTTGCCGTGCTCGTACGACGTCGGCAACCTCGCGGGCGGTGACGGTCTGATCGGTGACTGCTCGGGCTAGGTCGCTGATGATCTTCTTGTCGGTCTCCTCGAAGAGGTCGACGGCGACGAGGTCCCTGAAGCTCGCATCCTCGATCGTGGCGGCGTAGTTGAGGTCTTGAGACGCCCGCTTGGCGAGTGTTGCGAGCGCGTCCTGGCTGCGACGGTCGTTGCGGAAGCTGGCGAAGTCGAGCTGGATGTTTTGGAGTCCACCGGGACGATCCGACTTGAAACCCTCGATCGCTTTGCGGAAGATCCAGAGGATGAAGTCGTCGATGCTCGGCGAGGAGGACTCGTAACCGTAGATCGACGCGGCTCCACGCCAGTAGAAGTCGTCGATGCCGTAGTCCGCGAGTGTGCCGTACTTAGTGCCCTGCCCTTTGGAGTTCTCGGTAAGGAGAGTCCGGGTGATCTCTAGCAGGCTGTGCTCCTTCTGGCCGAGCACAACCGCGGACATCTTGGCCCGCAGGCGGGCAGCGTCGTCCTCGGGTGTCAGCAGCGCCTTCAGGCTCTGGACGCGCTTGCCGGCGTTGAAGAACTTCTCGTGACCCTGAACCACCTCATCGATGCCCTCAGCGGTGAGGCCGAGGTCCTGGGCAACGAGAGAACTGCGATCCGCGGTGAAGACCCCATAGGCCAGCTCCAGATCGAGCAGCCAGTTTCCGATGCCCGTGGGCACTTGGCCCGAGCGGTAGACGAGGAACTTGCTGGTGGGTTCGTCGTGCAGGAGTCGGTTCTTGATGGCGTAATCGTCGTTGGCGACGCGGATTGTGGTGACGTCGGGAAGGTCGAGGCCTTCCAGCTCGGTGTCGTACTGTGCCTCCGGGTCGTGCCAGAAGACCACACGGCGGTTCTCGAACCGGCGGAGGAGATGGTCGCGAAGTCCGGTCACCGCAAGTCCTTCCCGTGCGCTTCCAAGGCCTCGATAGCGGCGAGGTCCTCGGCATCAGCGGCAGCCGCAGCGTCACGCTTGCGTTGCTGGTCGAACTCCTCGTACCGGGTATCTGCGAGCGTCTTGGCGACTTCGGCCCGGACCGTCCCGGCGTGGGTAAGCAGTTCGCGCTCGTTGAACTGCAGGAACGCATCGAGGCGTTCGGCCCAGTCAGCCATGGTCATCGCCCGCCGATTCCTCGCCTGTAGTTCGGCGTAGTCGAGGTACATGGTCACGATCAGGTCCAGCTCGGTGATCTCATCAGCGTTCAGGTAGTTCTTCGCGATCGCGACGTCCCAC is from Candidatus Nanopelagicales bacterium and encodes:
- the pglZ gene encoding BREX-1 system phosphatase PglZ type A, with amino-acid sequence MTGLRDHLLRRFENRRVVFWHDPEAQYDTELEGLDLPDVTTIRVANDDYAIKNRLLHDEPTSKFLVYRSGQVPTGIGNWLLDLELAYGVFTADRSSLVAQDLGLTAEGIDEVVQGHEKFFNAGKRVQSLKALLTPEDDAARLRAKMSAVVLGQKEHSLLEITRTLLTENSKGQGTKYGTLADYGIDDFYWRGAASIYGYESSSPSIDDFILWIFRKAIEGFKSDRPGGLQNIQLDFASFRNDRRSQDALATLAKRASQDLNYAATIEDASFRDLVAVDLFEETDKKIISDLARAVTDQTVTAREVADVVRARQSSVWIDGYRQLYTAIGAAAELLSAIASIDVTMSSFDDALDHYRNDWFRIDQLYRQFTFAHRAFEGPHPLDPLREQVEKRYTNKFIYELGNAWQQRVDEADRWASAILRSQRSFYRHYVEGLVRDDKKAVVIVSDALRYEVAEELGSRIRREDRFDAHLDAVLGVLPSYTQLGMAALLPHRTLKHSADAKIVLADDQPTNGTGPRGKILETVGGNAIQAEDFKALSPEERREIFKNNRVLYVYHDVIDATGDKQGTERRVFEAAEQALSELVDLVKKAANANATNIFVTADHGFLFQDEALPEQFFLSEKPQGDNILVTNRRYVLGHGLKVDYAFTTFNSVQLQLDSDIEVQIPKSIHRLRLTGGGSRFVHGGATLQEVVVPVLAINKKRKSDTRLVNVEVLPESDKITTGQLVVKLFQSESASDKVQPRTLRAGLYVGETLISNDPQPELTCDSTSPEKRDRYQRVQLLLNKESNDYNNRAVEFRLEERIPNTNQWRVYAKAMYTLKRSFTSDFDF